A region of Frederiksenia canicola DNA encodes the following proteins:
- the deoC gene encoding deoxyribose-phosphate aldolase produces the protein MSLKQVAQQALSLMDLTTLNDNDTDEKVIALCQQGNTAFGTPAAVCVYPRFVPIARKALRMQGTENVKIATVTNFPHGSDDIDIAVAETKAAVAYGADEVDVVFPYRALMAGNEQIGFELVKQCKAVCAVANVILKVIIETGELKTEALIRKASEISIKAGADFIKTSTGKVPVNATLESARIMLETIRDLGVADTVGFKAAGGVKTSEEAAQYLALAADILGKNWVNQAHFRFGASSLLANLLATLNDQQVNKNVTGY, from the coding sequence ATGAGTTTAAAACAAGTAGCACAACAAGCGTTGTCATTAATGGATTTAACTACCTTAAACGACAACGACACTGATGAAAAGGTCATCGCACTTTGCCAACAAGGCAATACTGCTTTTGGTACACCTGCTGCCGTTTGCGTCTACCCCCGTTTTGTGCCGATCGCTCGAAAAGCCTTAAGAATGCAAGGTACTGAAAACGTGAAAATTGCGACTGTCACCAACTTCCCACATGGGAGTGATGATATTGACATTGCGGTTGCAGAAACGAAAGCTGCAGTTGCCTATGGTGCAGACGAAGTGGATGTCGTTTTCCCATATCGAGCGTTAATGGCTGGCAATGAACAAATCGGTTTTGAATTAGTCAAACAGTGCAAAGCCGTTTGTGCCGTAGCAAATGTTATTTTAAAAGTCATTATTGAAACAGGTGAATTGAAAACTGAAGCATTAATTCGCAAGGCGAGCGAAATTTCAATCAAGGCAGGTGCAGATTTCATCAAAACCTCAACAGGTAAAGTGCCTGTCAATGCAACCCTTGAATCTGCCCGCATTATGCTTGAGACCATTCGTGATTTAGGTGTAGCTGACACTGTTGGTTTTAAAGCAGCAGGTGGCGTGAAAACTAGCGAAGAAGCAGCACAATATTTAGCTTTAGCAGCTGATATTTTGGGTAAAAACTGGGTAAACCAAGCTCACTTCCGTTTCGGTGCATCAAGCCTATTAGCCAATTTACTAGCAACCTTAAACGATCAACAAGTAAATAAAAACGTCACTGGTTACTAA
- a CDS encoding N-acetylmannosamine kinase, which translates to MTACLAIDVGGTKIAAALVTLNDKDAQVEQRMQIHTPQNPSAEALDIALAEILQKFEGQFDKVSVASTGIIQNGILTALNPKNLGNLAFFPLEESVKKHTDKPITLLNDAQAAGCAEFLRQDDIENFAFITVSTGVGGGIILNRKLFTGTNGVAGHIGHSLADPNGEVCGCGRVGCVEAVAAGRAIARDAAKWDNPCEPPEVFERFRAGDLQAVTLVEKSAKAIAHLIADLKINLDIQRIALGGSVGLAEGYLARVEHFLAEMPAIYRPEIVRAYYAQDAGLIGAAWWAENQE; encoded by the coding sequence ATGACCGCTTGTTTAGCCATTGATGTGGGTGGCACAAAGATTGCTGCAGCATTGGTTACTTTAAACGACAAAGATGCCCAAGTTGAACAGCGTATGCAAATTCATACGCCACAAAACCCGAGTGCTGAAGCTTTAGATATCGCTTTGGCGGAAATTTTGCAGAAATTCGAAGGGCAATTCGATAAGGTGTCAGTAGCGTCAACGGGAATTATCCAAAATGGCATTTTGACTGCCTTGAATCCGAAGAATCTGGGTAATTTGGCGTTTTTCCCGCTTGAAGAAAGTGTTAAAAAGCACACTGATAAGCCGATTACCTTGTTAAATGATGCTCAAGCAGCGGGCTGTGCAGAATTTTTACGTCAAGACGATATTGAGAACTTTGCCTTTATCACGGTTTCAACAGGGGTTGGCGGTGGGATCATCTTAAACCGCAAATTATTCACTGGCACTAACGGTGTTGCCGGGCATATCGGACATAGCTTGGCAGATCCAAATGGTGAAGTGTGCGGTTGTGGACGTGTCGGCTGTGTGGAAGCTGTGGCCGCAGGCAGAGCTATTGCTCGAGATGCTGCGAAATGGGATAACCCTTGTGAACCGCCAGAGGTATTCGAGCGTTTCCGAGCAGGCGATCTACAAGCGGTCACTTTAGTCGAAAAATCTGCAAAAGCGATTGCTCACTTAATTGCAGATCTCAAAATTAATTTGGATATTCAACGCATTGCTTTAGGTGGCAGCGTAGGATTAGCGGAAGGTTATCTTGCTCGAGTGGAACATTTTCTTGCTGAAATGCCAGCAATCTACCGCCCTGAAATTGTGCGGGCTTATTATGCCCAAGATGCCGGTTTAATCGGTGCGGCTTGGTGGGCAGAGAACCAAGAGTAG
- the deoD gene encoding purine-nucleoside phosphorylase, translating into MTPHINAPAGAFADVVLMPGDPLRAKYIAETFLENPELVTNVRNMFGYTGTYKGRKVSVMGHGMGIPSCSIYAKELITEYGVKKIIRVGSCGAVRPDVKLREVVIGVGACTDSKVNRIRFKDNDFAAIADFDMTLAAVQAAKAKGINVRVGNLYSADLFYTPDVEMFDVMEKYGILGVEMEAAGIYGVAAEFGAKALTICTVSDHIRTHEQTTAEERQLTFNDMIEIALESVLIGDQQ; encoded by the coding sequence ATGACTCCACATATTAACGCACCAGCAGGTGCATTCGCTGATGTTGTTTTAATGCCAGGCGACCCACTTCGTGCAAAATACATCGCAGAAACCTTCTTAGAAAACCCTGAGCTTGTTACCAATGTGCGTAATATGTTCGGCTACACGGGCACTTACAAAGGCCGTAAAGTGTCAGTAATGGGACACGGTATGGGTATTCCTTCTTGCTCAATCTACGCAAAAGAGTTGATCACCGAATATGGCGTGAAAAAAATCATTCGTGTGGGTTCATGTGGAGCCGTGCGTCCAGACGTTAAATTACGTGAAGTGGTCATCGGTGTCGGTGCTTGTACCGATTCAAAAGTAAACCGCATCCGTTTCAAAGATAACGATTTTGCTGCTATCGCAGACTTCGATATGACTTTAGCCGCAGTTCAAGCCGCAAAAGCAAAAGGTATAAACGTGCGTGTAGGTAACCTTTACTCAGCAGACTTATTCTATACACCCGATGTTGAAATGTTTGATGTGATGGAAAAATACGGCATTTTAGGGGTAGAGATGGAAGCTGCAGGGATCTACGGTGTAGCTGCAGAGTTCGGGGCAAAAGCCTTAACGATCTGTACCGTTTCAGACCACATCCGCACCCATGAACAAACCACTGCTGAAGAACGTCAATTAACTTTCAACGACATGATTGAAATTGCGTTGGAATCTGTGTTAATCGGCGACCAACAATAA
- a CDS encoding N-acetylmannosamine-6-phosphate 2-epimerase, with protein MSRLTKEQILAQLKHGLIASCQPVDDGPMDHPEIVAAMAAASVAGGAAGLRIEGIENLKAVRKVVDVPIVGIVKYDLDDSPVRISPFLQDIDDLYNAGADIIAFDGTHRIRPTEIDVLVKRIQELGAMSMADCSNFEEGMYCQKLGVDLIGSTMSGYTGGETPKDPDVQLVRDLVANGCRVMAEGRYNTPELAALAIENGAYAVTVGSALTRLEHIVSWFVTAIENRKTGA; from the coding sequence ATGTCAAGACTAACCAAAGAACAGATTTTAGCACAATTAAAACATGGCTTGATTGCTTCTTGCCAGCCTGTTGATGATGGTCCAATGGATCACCCTGAAATTGTTGCCGCGATGGCGGCGGCTTCTGTTGCCGGTGGTGCGGCAGGTTTGCGAATTGAAGGCATTGAGAATCTTAAAGCCGTCCGTAAAGTGGTAGACGTGCCGATTGTAGGGATTGTGAAATACGATTTAGACGACAGCCCTGTACGTATTTCGCCATTTTTACAAGATATTGATGATCTCTACAATGCAGGTGCCGATATTATTGCTTTTGACGGTACACATCGTATTCGCCCAACAGAAATTGATGTGTTGGTGAAACGCATTCAGGAACTTGGTGCAATGTCAATGGCAGACTGCTCAAATTTTGAAGAGGGAATGTATTGCCAAAAATTAGGTGTGGACTTAATCGGCAGCACAATGTCAGGCTACACCGGTGGTGAAACTCCGAAAGATCCTGATGTTCAACTCGTTCGTGATTTAGTGGCTAACGGCTGCCGTGTGATGGCGGAGGGGCGTTATAACACTCCTGAACTTGCTGCATTAGCGATTGAGAACGGTGCTTATGCCGTAACCGTTGGCTCTGCATTAACTCGCCTTGAACACATCGTGAGCTGGTTCGTTACCGCTATCGAAAATCGCAAAACAGGAGCCTAA
- the eno gene encoding phosphopyruvate hydratase, producing MAKIVKVIGREIIDSRGNPTVEAEVHLEGGFVGLAAAPSGASTGSREALELRDGDKARFLGKGVLKAVSAVNNEIAQAILGKDASNQAEIDQIMIDLDGTDNKSKFGANAILAVSLANAKAAAASKGMPLYAHIAELNGTPGVYSMPLPMMNIINGGEHADNNVDIQEFMIQPVGAKTLKEALRIGAEVFHNLAKVLKGKGLNTAVGDEGGFAPNLASNADALACIKEAVEKAGYVLGKDVTLAMDCASSEFYNKENGMYEMKGEGKSFTSEEFTHYLEGLCKEYPIVSIEDGQDESDWDGFAYQTKVLGDKVQLVGDDLFVTNTKILKNGIEKGIANSILIKFNQIGSLTETLAAIKMAKDAGYTAVISHRSGETEDATIADLAVGTAAGQIKTGSMSRSDRVAKYNQLIRIEEALGEKAPFNGLKEVKGQA from the coding sequence ATGGCAAAAATCGTTAAAGTAATTGGTCGTGAAATCATCGACTCTCGTGGTAACCCAACTGTTGAAGCTGAAGTTCACTTAGAAGGTGGTTTTGTTGGTTTAGCAGCTGCACCATCAGGTGCATCAACAGGTTCACGCGAAGCATTAGAGTTACGTGATGGTGACAAAGCACGTTTCTTAGGTAAAGGTGTGTTAAAAGCTGTTTCTGCAGTAAACAACGAAATCGCACAAGCCATTTTGGGCAAAGATGCATCTAACCAAGCTGAGATCGACCAAATTATGATCGACTTAGATGGTACAGACAACAAATCTAAATTCGGTGCGAACGCAATTTTAGCGGTGTCTTTAGCAAATGCAAAAGCTGCGGCAGCTTCAAAAGGTATGCCACTTTATGCTCATATTGCAGAACTTAACGGCACACCAGGCGTGTACTCCATGCCATTACCAATGATGAACATTATCAACGGTGGTGAGCACGCTGACAATAACGTTGATATCCAAGAATTTATGATTCAACCTGTAGGTGCGAAAACGTTAAAAGAAGCGTTACGTATCGGTGCTGAAGTATTCCACAACCTTGCGAAAGTATTAAAAGGTAAAGGTCTAAATACTGCTGTAGGTGACGAGGGTGGTTTCGCGCCAAATCTTGCTTCAAACGCAGATGCACTTGCGTGTATCAAAGAAGCGGTTGAGAAAGCCGGTTATGTGTTAGGTAAAGATGTAACACTTGCTATGGACTGTGCCTCATCTGAGTTCTACAACAAAGAAAACGGTATGTACGAAATGAAAGGTGAAGGTAAATCATTCACTTCTGAAGAGTTCACTCACTATTTAGAAGGTTTATGTAAAGAATACCCAATCGTCTCTATCGAAGATGGTCAAGATGAGTCAGACTGGGACGGTTTCGCATATCAAACTAAAGTGTTAGGTGACAAAGTTCAATTAGTTGGCGACGACTTATTTGTAACGAATACTAAAATTTTGAAAAACGGTATCGAGAAGGGGATTGCAAACTCAATCTTAATCAAGTTCAACCAAATCGGTTCATTAACTGAAACGCTTGCGGCCATCAAAATGGCAAAAGACGCTGGTTACACTGCCGTAATTTCACACCGTTCTGGTGAAACTGAAGATGCAACGATTGCTGATTTAGCGGTAGGTACTGCAGCAGGTCAAATCAAAACAGGTTCAATGAGCCGTTCAGACCGTGTTGCGAAATACAACCAATTAATCCGTATTGAAGAAGCGTTAGGTGAGAAAGCACCATTCAACGGTTTAAAAGAAGTGAAAGGTCAAGCGTAA
- a CDS encoding NupC/NupG family nucleoside CNT transporter: MDTLISLLGIVVLLLIAFLLSNNKKAINVRTVAGALAFQVGIGALILYVPAGREALLAAAKGISAVINYGNDGINFLFGGLVSDKMFEVFGGGGFVFALRVLPPIIFFSALISVLYYLGIMQFVIRILGGALQAVLGTSKSESMSAAANIFVGQTEAPLLVKPYIKSMTNSELFAVMCGGLASVAGAVMIGYAGMGVPLPYLIAASFMAAPGGLLFAKILHPQTEPFKDELSEEDMDDKPSNVIEAAAVGAFSGMQLVMNVGAMLLAFIALIAMLNGFIGWTAGLIGFEGVTLQSLLGYIFQPLAWVIGVPWEEAQVAGSLIGTKLVVNEFVAYADFANYLKPEAAVALSAKTVAIITFALCGFANLSSIAILIGGLGGMAPNRRSDVARMGLKAVAAGTLSNLMSAAIAGLFIGIGGAVL; this comes from the coding sequence ATGGATACATTAATCAGCCTATTAGGTATTGTTGTACTCCTTTTAATTGCTTTCTTATTATCTAACAATAAAAAAGCAATTAATGTGCGTACCGTTGCTGGTGCATTGGCTTTCCAAGTTGGTATTGGTGCATTAATTCTTTATGTCCCTGCAGGTCGTGAAGCATTACTTGCTGCAGCAAAAGGTATCAGTGCCGTTATCAACTATGGTAACGATGGTATCAACTTCTTATTTGGTGGCTTAGTTAGCGACAAAATGTTTGAAGTCTTTGGCGGCGGCGGTTTCGTCTTCGCACTTCGTGTTCTTCCACCAATCATCTTCTTCTCTGCATTAATCTCTGTACTTTACTACTTAGGCATCATGCAATTTGTGATCCGTATTTTAGGCGGTGCATTGCAAGCAGTTCTTGGTACATCTAAATCAGAGTCAATGTCTGCAGCAGCAAACATTTTCGTCGGCCAAACTGAAGCTCCATTACTGGTTAAACCATACATCAAATCAATGACTAACTCTGAGTTATTTGCGGTAATGTGTGGTGGTTTAGCTTCTGTTGCGGGTGCGGTAATGATTGGCTACGCTGGTATGGGGGTACCACTTCCATACTTAATCGCAGCCTCATTTATGGCAGCCCCAGGTGGTTTATTGTTCGCTAAAATTCTTCACCCTCAAACAGAACCATTTAAAGATGAGTTAAGTGAAGAAGATATGGATGACAAACCATCTAACGTAATCGAAGCAGCAGCAGTAGGTGCCTTCTCTGGTATGCAATTAGTGATGAACGTAGGTGCAATGTTATTAGCATTCATCGCATTAATCGCTATGTTAAACGGCTTTATTGGCTGGACAGCAGGGTTAATTGGTTTTGAAGGTGTTACTCTCCAATCGCTTCTCGGCTATATATTCCAACCTCTTGCATGGGTAATTGGTGTGCCATGGGAAGAAGCTCAAGTTGCTGGCTCTTTAATCGGTACTAAATTAGTAGTGAACGAATTTGTTGCTTACGCCGATTTCGCTAACTACTTAAAACCTGAAGCAGCCGTTGCCTTAAGTGCAAAAACCGTTGCAATTATCACTTTCGCATTATGTGGTTTCGCAAACTTAAGCTCAATTGCAATTTTAATCGGCGGTCTTGGCGGTATGGCACCAAATCGTCGTAGCGATGTTGCTCGTATGGGCTTAAAAGCGGTTGCAGCTGGTACGCTTTCTAACTTAATGAGTGCTGCGATTGCAGGCTTGTTTATCGGTATCGGCGGTGCCGTACTGTAA